tcagtgggttaagccgctgccttcggctcaggtcatgatctcagggtcctgggatcgagtcccgcatcgggctctctgctcagcagggagcctgcttcccttcctctctctctgcctgcctctctgcctgcttgtgatctctgtcaaataaataaataaaatctttaaaaaaaaaaaaaagaaaaaaaaagaaaatcagattctaGTCACCGTGTGAAGCTCATATGGGAAGTGGGGGGGAGCACACGTGGAAACAGGAAAATCAAGGACCTTAGGAAGCTACTGCACTCGGTGAGACCTGATGGGCAGGGCGAGAgctgcagaggaaggagaggaaggaagaggacacCTGCTGTGCCCAACAGAGCGGAGCTCTTACCAAGGTCCGGTGTCCCTTCCCGCCCTGCAGACATCACCACCGCACAGTGAGGGCAGGACAAAGTGCAGGCGTTGTTTCTGTTTATCTACAAGCCTGTGATGAGCACCCTCTGCTCAGAGGGTGGCAGAGGTGAATAAGACACAGTCCCTGTACCTAAGGAACCAGCCAGAGAACTAGGAAGTGACCTGTATAtagcctggggatggggggggacaCTAGAtctgttgcttttgtttctacTGATGCTTCAACTCATGGTAGCTTTTTTCTTTGTGCGTCTTTTAATTTCTGGATgtgggaataattttttaaaatatcttattaggtgtttttttttaatctctggaaaACTTGAAGGTCTGATTTAGGGTGCACCTTCCGAAGAATGTGTAATTACTCCTACCAGGCACGAGAGGGCGCTACTGCCACGATAAATTAATTTCTCCGGAGAAAGCTGTTTCAGACCTGAAGTACCGTGAGTGGGCGTGTGGTTCCTGGTTCACAGAGGCGACTCTTACTCTTAATTTCTGTCCACCACAAGGGAGAGGTAGGTTTCTTTGTAGATTCCCTTTGCTGGTGGGTGGAGGTTTTCTGGTTTACCCTTTCACTAAAGGTGTATCCTTTTCCAGAATCTTGGTTTAATTTATGAGTCTTGGGTTCAGCGCCGCTCTGTGTGTCACTCAATGTCTAGTCTTCAGCTCCGGGAAGTTCTTTACCTCCAAGGTCTCAGCATTAGTGTGAGCCCCAAGGGCAGCTCTAGTTCCAATATCCCGATTTGCCCTTGGGAAGTTCTCTTACTTCTTGAAAAGTTAGCAACAGTTTTAAGATCGTGTTTGTAATAACAGATCTGGAATCCAGCTGCCTTGTAGAAGGAGGGCTCTAGGTAAAGTCTAGAGCACCAGTCTGCCAGAAGGGATATTGGGAAGAccggatttgtttgtttgtttgttttcatttactcattcattcatttgttcaaagcTCTTTATTGAACAACTCTTGTGTGTCCGCTAGCATTTTGATGATGAACAAAAACAGGCAAGGTCTCGGCTTCACAGAGCTCATAGCTTAGAGGAAGGACAATAATCATAAAAGAATCATACACACAAAAGCCTGTGATTCCAGATAAAGTGGGGATTACATGAGAGCACAAGCTAGTGGTTCTCAGACTGTGGCCCATGCTGGCAGCATCAGTAGGAACTTAGGAAAGCACAAATTCTTGGAGTCCCCTCAAACCCACTGATTCAGAAACCCCAGCATGGGACCCAGTAATCTGTATTTGAACAagtcccccaggtgattctaaacCACTGGCATAAGCCAAAGGAACTTGACCTAGACAGTGGGACTGAGGAGAGTTTTCCTAAGGAAGTGGTGATGACAGCAGAAGGATGAGTGGGAGGCGCACAGCCAGTGAGAACTGTACATGCAAATGTCCTGTGGTGAGAGGGAACGTGGTTGTTTAAGGAACCAAGAGAACGTGAATGTCTGAGAACCTTGAAGATTGTAGAAGGAGCTTGTCCTGATTCCTCAGAGCAATGGAAAGCCATCAAGGGGAACAAGGAGAGTAGGAAAAAGTTGAGTTATTTGTCCAGCTTCAGGACAGGACTGGGGCTGTGGTTTTaggactgagaaagagagagtgagtccTAGAAAACTTTAGGAGCAGGGTTGGCAGGAGCTGGGGACTCCTTCgatgtgggaggaggggagcttCTCTGAGACCTCTGGCCTGAGGACATTTCTGGGCCACAGAGCACTGCAGGAGGAGCAGGCTGGAGGGGGAACGTGGCACTTTGGGATGCTCAAGAATGCGTGAGCAGAGACAGCCAGTAGTGTGGACCTAGGGCTCGGACCTAGGGCTAGTCAGGCTGGAAACACCATAGAAGCACATTCGAAAACCGCATCCCCATGGCTCAGCTGTCGAGTAAGTGCGGGAGAAGCGAAGTAAGCACGAAGCGTCCCACAGTGTGTCATTCCTCCCTGTGCGCATGCAATCCATGCCAGTTAGCCTCCTCTAATGTCTCCTACTATGATCACTGCTGTAAAGGTAAGTGTCACATTTGACATCACGGAAACCAACGAGATGCTACTTACGTTTGTCCAAGTCACGGGCTGCTTATACGCAAGGCTCGGACACCAGCCCCAATGTCAAGCTCAAAGCAGGTGCGTTTGCTGTTTGGTTCTTAGGGATTCCTTCGAGCTCAGCGTGCTCTCAAAAAGAATGATGACCTCTCACAACATGGTAATTCCttgaggaatttattttttttaaatattttatttatttacttgacagagatcacaagtaggcagagaggcaggcagagagagaggaggaagcaggctccccgctgagcagagagcccgatgcggggctcgatcccaggacctgggatcatgacccgagccaaaggcagaggctttaacctactgagccacccaggtgcccctccttgagGAAGTTAAACATGAATATCACGAGACTCTGCTCATGTGAAAACAcgtggcttttaaaaatacccttggccatagggcacctgggtggttcgattggttaagcgtttgactctcaatctcagctcagctctttcttttttttttttaactattttatttgagaaagagagagagtgagcgagagacagagagagagcacaagcaaggggagcagcagagggggaagcagactccccgctaagcaggaggtcaatgtggtgctcaatcccaggaccctgggatcatgacctagagccaaaggcagagacacttaactgaatgagccacccaggtgcccctctactcaggtcttgatctcagggttgtgagttcaagccccaagctgggttccatgctgggtgtggagcctagttttttaaaaaaaaaaaaaaaaaaaaagaaagaaagaaaatccttgtTCATTTCCTGCCTGATCTTTGTCTTTCcaccctcctttcttttcttttttttttttaaagattttatttatttatttatttatttattttttaaattttatttatttgacacagagagagagatcacaagtaagcagagtggcaggcagagatagaagggaagcagactccccaccgagcaaagagtctgatgcggggctcgatcccaggaccctgagatcatgacctgagccgaaggcagaggcttaaaccactgagccacccaggcgccccgattttttttatttaacagagaaagatcacaagtaggcagagaggcaggcgcagagagagagggggaagcaggctccccgccaagcagagagcccaatgcggggcttgatcccaggaccctgagatcatgacctgagcttaaggcagaggcttaacccactgagccccccaggcgcccctgcacccTCCTTTCTAACACTCTTGTGCCCCTTCCCTGGGCCTCTGAAAGAGGAATGAGTTGTTTGCTCGCTAATCCCGGTTCTGTTCTAGCCGCTGGGCTAGACACCATTGTCCCTTGTCCCTCATCACCCTCGTCCTGGCAGTGGAAGGAGCAGCCCCATGGGAGGCCTGCCTTCTCTCTGGTTGTGAGTGAGAAGCTAGAGGAGAGGAGCTCCAGCCCCCAGAGACACCTCTAGAAAAAACCAGATAGGGAAAACGGACAGTACAGAGACAGTCTCACAGGCATCATTACTACCCCCAAAGAGGATTTAACTAAAACCAAatcaaaaaaggatttttaaactgTTATTCTCTTGCTGACTGGTAACATGATGCATGACAAGCTACAGAGGACCACCCTGACCGCCTGCTCCCTTCCTGCCCATTATAAGCCCATTTCCCAGGCAcccactgccccccgccccatgccCCTAACAACTGTCGGACTACCCCTGCCACGTCCAGCCCCAAAGGCCTGGCCCCGCGGCAGAGCTGGACAACCACTGGGGCTCACAGACTGACCCGACATCaggggaaactaaggcacagaaaggGCAGTGAGTGGCTGAGACAGACCCCGTTCTTCTATCCCAGAAGCACAGGTTCCCTGAGTCCAGGCAGGAGGGGAGACCTCCGACGCTGGAAGTTCAGCTCATGTCTGCTAGACTGACGACTCCCTCAGCTCGGAAGGGCAGCATGTGTCAGCCGGGAGGAGCACCTAGACGCCATTTCTTAAACTTTAACATGTGTAAAAGGCTGTGCTCCCCGGCACCCAGGCTCCTGGCCAATGGggtgcctcctgcctccccagtgGGGCCTTCGGGGGTCAACACTTTGGGCCAAGAGTGAGGCATCTCCTCGAAGCCAAGAGACGAGCAGTTTGCACACGTTACACATTTCTCAAGCCAAAGTCCAAGCACGGGGCCCGCTGAGCTCTGAGGGAGGTGAGGAAGTGGAGGTGGCTCCCGGGCCTCGAGCCCTGAGGTTACACTGTGACAGCAGAGAAAGGCAGGGGGTGTGGGATGGGGGGCAGTTGGGGGGCCACCCGCCATCGGCAGCCCAGGATCCAGTGAAGGAGACCTAATGCCATTAAGCCGAACCCCGGTGAGCTTGAACTTTGGTGGGTGACGGTCTCCGGCCCCAGGGAGCACAGAGCAGCCAAGTAACTGGGCTCTGAGGCTGGAGGCTCGGATGTGCCCCGGTGGGGTGTGAGGCATTCTGGCTGTGTGACCACGGACAAGTTAAACACTGTCTCTGAGCTGACTGTGATGATCATTATAATGTTGTGAACTGTGATAATATGGTGatgggttttgttgttggttttttttttttttttttaagtaatctctgctctcaatgtggggctcgaacttacaacctcGAGATCACCAGTCTCACGTTCCACTGAAaaagccggccaggtgcccctattgtgaTGGTTTTGAGAGGGAGCCCCCAGTAAATGGCAAGAATTCTGGGCATTCAGGTCACCATAAGGTGGGCCCAGGTGGATCTCAGACCAGATAGAGACATTAGTAGGTACAAACTCTGCTCAGCTTTATTGCCAATCAAGCAAACCTTCTTGTCATTGCCACTTAGCAATTGAGACAAGTAAAGAACACAAGTGCCATCAATGAGGGTGGGACAGGAGACACCCCGGGGAGGAGTGGCCCCTGACTTCTGGGACCACTCTGAGAGGGGCCAGGCAGGCAAAACCTAAGATGGGGGGACAGGACAAAGGAAGCAGGTGTCATGGCCGGAGTGGGGGAACAGAAGTCTGACCCCTGATCTCAAGGAGCTCCCTGTGTCATGGGGCCAGGTTGAGGAGCGAATCAGAAACCGGGGCCTGTGATAGGGGCATGTGGTGGGATGTGGGAGGGATCGGGGGCAGGGCGAGGGTTGGGGAATAAAGGAGGGTGTTGGGGGTggtatgaaaaccccacagccaGTGGGGAGCAAGGGGGAACTCCCTTGCTTGTCAGGAAGGACTCTGGCAGACAGTGCTCTGCCTGGGCCAAGGAGCAGGCTTAGCCAAGGGGAGCGCTGCCCTCTGCTGGCCCGGAGGGATCAAGGGCCACCCAAGCCCCAGAGAGGAGAGGGCCcaagaggtgggggaggtggggcttTTCCCCACTGGCCAagggagccactgaaggattcTGGACCAGCAGGGGAGAGAAGGCTGCTCTCCAGtttgggggagcaggagggggatgggtgaggatGCGGTGCTGGAATCCAGGGGATCGTTAGCGCCCAGGAGAGCCGGCTCTGAGAGCTCTCTGAGGGGTGAAGTCACAGGTCAGGCCAAATGTCACAGGCACCAGGGGCCACTGAGTGTGTTTCACAGCCCTGGGGAGCACGGGAGCCAAGGCAAGTGGTGCTGGGAGCCTGAAGCCTGCCCTGGGTTCCGGAGTGCAGGAGCCAGAGGCCCggccctctgcccctgcctgcccatCAGGAAAGGCCCGGTCTCTCCAATTGGAGAAGCAAACAGGTGCGCTCCCCGTGACCTCGCATCTGGGCGGTGGGGCGGGGGTctggctggggagctggggacaCTACGTGGCCACGCTCAGCCCCACCAGCGCAGGAGGTACTCGTAGCTGAGGAAGGTGACGGCGTTGACAGGAAAGGCGCGGGCGCTGTTGATCGTCAGCCCCCGGAAGAAGACCCCCAGGCCTTCCTGCCGGACACTGCTCGCCATGCAGTCCAGCACCCCCCGGTACACCCTGTGCTTCAGCCCCGCCATCTGCATCCGGGACTTGATCACGTCCAAGGGGGTGGCCACCGCCCAGGAGACGATGCCTGCGAAGCCCCCTGCCACCAACACCGAGGCTGAGCCTGGGCAGAGGAAGCCCAGGTGGGTGTCAGACCGAGGAGCAGGGACCCCCCACCCAGTCCCTGGGGTCCCTCCCCTCCTCCGCGGCCAAGGctagctcccctcccccactcctctccgTCCCCCTCCCGCTCACGCAGTCCACTTACTGGGGTTCTGTCCTTCTGGCGTGGACTGGCGGCAGAGCCACTCGTAGGTGACGAAATAGATGCCCAGCGTCGGGGTGTCCCTCAGCATAAGGGCCCAGGCTCCCCGGAAGAGGCCCCGGGGCCCCTCCTCCTGGCAGATGGAGACTGCGCAGTGCACGGGTCCCCGGTACCGGGGCGGGGGGCTGCCCGGCCGCGCTCTCGGCTCTGTCTGGTTTTGTAGCCGGACTTTGATGAGGTCAAAAGGGGCCAAGCAGTAGACCTGGAGGAAAGGAAGCCCCGAGAGCCTGGGTGGGGCTCCGAGCGAGGAGGATCCTAACAAGAGGACGGTGGTGGGCAGAGTAGGGCCGCGTCTGCTCATCGGACTCGCCACTCCCGCTGCCGGCAGGGCTGGGCACAGGCTGGGCGCCACCCTTAGCATTGGCCCCGGACAGCCGGCGGCACGGCCATCTCCTCGGACATCGGCACCGAACTTGCCTGGCACAGGCTCAGAGACAATCCTGGATTGTTTCtccaaggggtgggggaggcttcTAGCCTCCcaaaagctgggggtggggagcaggcacCTGCAGTGATGGGGTCTGAAGGAAGCATTCAGTCTGGGTCCCCGAGACAGGTCTGACCCCTCCCCAGACCGACGGCGGTCACTTCCGGCCTTAAGAATCAATTCCTAGATTCTTGCTCCCGGTACTTCCCACGGGACACTTCTCAGAGGCCCGGGAGGGGTCAAGCGCTGGGCCAGTCTTTCCTGCCTCCTGCAAACCCCCAACCACGAGGTTCCCAACAGAAGCCGAGCGATGGTGGGCTCTGTGGGTCCTAGGACTCTCATCACCcggcagaggcagaagggacaAACATTTGGGGCACTGTTAGGACTTCTGGGTGAATATGGAGGGAAGCTGGGGCCGGGGGCTAATGTGAGGGTCAAGGATGCAGTAGGTCAAGGTCAGCTGTTAAAGTCCAGATgagatgtgcctgggtggctcagtgggttaaagcctctgccttcggttcaggtcatggtctcaggatcctgggatcgagtcccgcatggggctctctgcttagcggggagcctgcctccccctctctctctgcctgctgctctgcctactggtgatctctctctctctgtcaaataaataaataaaaatctttaaaaaaaaaaaaagtccagatgAGATCTGAGGTCAGGCTGAGGTTAGCATGTCATGAGGGGTTtctgtgggttttgtttctttcgTGGAAAGTACATGAGCTTAGTTCCTCAGCCCTGGAAGCGGGTTCTGGCAGCGCTGTTCCGACAATGCCAGACCGACTTTGTTTACTTCCTCCTGTGCAGGAAGGTAGACTGGGCTCCCTCCCCCTAAGGCGGGACCCTGATGTCATCCTTTCAGAGCCTGCAGGCAGTGCCAAGCTCAGGGCTTCTCCAGGGGATGCGCCTCTGAGTCCTGAGCTCCTGACGGTGCGGAAATGGCTGAGCCAAAGGTAGGGTAGTGAGTAGGGGCAGGTTAgggcccctctgctccccatcccaGGCCACCCTAAAATCTAGTTTCTACTCCAAGACCCGGGGAAGCTGAATCCATGGGCTTGATGGCAAACCGGGTTCCTGTTGGACCTTGAACCCGGTCCCCATCCATGAGCCTACAGTCCCCAGTTCTGCTATCCGCTCGGCTTTGCAAAGAGCTGGAGAGGAGGGCGACTTGGGAGCTGGGTCTGGCTGGGTTAGCCGCTAGCGTGGAGTCTCACTTCTCTTCCTTGTTTTGGTGGCCTGCCGGCCTCAGGGCTTGGGAATTATGCAGGCACGTGCTCCGCAcaagaagggacagaaggaaagccAGGACCTGCGGGCATCTCACGAATCATTAATTCTCAC
This DNA window, taken from Lutra lutra chromosome 10, mLutLut1.2, whole genome shotgun sequence, encodes the following:
- the SLC25A45 gene encoding solute carrier family 25 member 45 isoform X2; the protein is MPVEEFVAGWISGALGLVLGYPFDTVKVRLQTQTTYRGIFDCLVKTYRHESLLGFFKGMSFPIASIAVVNSVLFGVYSNTLLTLTATSHQERRAQPPSYAHVFLAGCTGGFVQVYCLAPFDLIKVRLQNQTEPRARPGSPPPRYRGPVHCAVSICQEEGPRGLFRGAWALMLRDTPTLGIYFVTYEWLCRQSTPEGQNPSSASVLVAGGFAGIVSWAVATPLDVIKSRMQMAGLKHRVYRGVLDCMASSVRQEGLGVFFRGLTINSARAFPVNAVTFLSYEYLLRWWG
- the SLC25A45 gene encoding solute carrier family 25 member 45 isoform X1 produces the protein MSPCLESRAWLMGSFPISAALLASCRAEWEEPGAGAIPAHPSWAACSVLLAQVRLQTQTTYRGIFDCLVKTYRHESLLGFFKGMSFPIASIAVVNSVLFGVYSNTLLTLTATSHQERRAQPPSYAHVFLAGCTGGFVQVYCLAPFDLIKVRLQNQTEPRARPGSPPPRYRGPVHCAVSICQEEGPRGLFRGAWALMLRDTPTLGIYFVTYEWLCRQSTPEGQNPSSASVLVAGGFAGIVSWAVATPLDVIKSRMQMAGLKHRVYRGVLDCMASSVRQEGLGVFFRGLTINSARAFPVNAVTFLSYEYLLRWWG
- the SLC25A45 gene encoding solute carrier family 25 member 45 isoform X3; protein product: MSFPIASIAVVNSVLFGVYSNTLLTLTATSHQERRAQPPSYAHVFLAGCTGGFVQVYCLAPFDLIKVRLQNQTEPRARPGSPPPRYRGPVHCAVSICQEEGPRGLFRGAWALMLRDTPTLGIYFVTYEWLCRQSTPEGQNPSSASVLVAGGFAGIVSWAVATPLDVIKSRMQMAGLKHRVYRGVLDCMASSVRQEGLGVFFRGLTINSARAFPVNAVTFLSYEYLLRWWG